A portion of the Mycobacterium paraseoulense genome contains these proteins:
- a CDS encoding PE family protein — MSFVITAPETLAAAATDLQGIGSAIAAADAAAATPTTMVFPPAADAVSVRTAALFAAFGQRYQEIGARAEAFHQQFVQTLIGSSDSYAQAEASNAAATQLAPALPSQQTVTGSLSLASQVQSTPTTSSSTNVALIMGGTGNPQPTPSYVTSVYSTYIAPHYPGYTPVGLTTPEDFWPVTGLTSETFGQSVRQGVAILNNAILSETGAGNHVVVLGYSQSATIATLEMRYLDALPAAIRPSSDLLSFVMLSDPNVPGTGILTHFIPGFGAFHVVTPVDTLYQTAIYTLQYDPIAYFPRSIFNIPADLNALLGFPYLHSTYPTLTAAQLATAIQTHIGMTTYYLIPQNLPLLDPLRMIPVLGNPLADLLQPFVRPFIDFGYATGLPGPFQSLSVTAAGGLTPVAAQAIPESLAAGLSPPLDLHVSVSGLWIAESTN; from the coding sequence ATGTCGTTTGTGATCACAGCGCCGGAGACGCTGGCAGCGGCCGCCACTGATTTGCAGGGGATCGGTTCGGCGATAGCCGCTGCCGACGCAGCGGCGGCCACCCCGACGACCATGGTGTTCCCCCCGGCCGCGGATGCGGTATCCGTCCGCACGGCGGCGCTGTTCGCGGCGTTCGGCCAGCGCTATCAGGAGATCGGCGCACGGGCGGAAGCGTTTCATCAGCAGTTCGTGCAAACGTTGATCGGCAGCAGCGATTCGTATGCCCAGGCGGAGGCCTCCAACGCGGCCGCCACGCAATTGGCGCCGGCCCTGCCCTCGCAGCAGACGGTGACCGGAAGCTTGAGCCTGGCAAGCCAAGTGCAAAGCACGCCGACCACGTCGTCGTCGACCAACGTGGCGTTGATCATGGGCGGCACGGGAAACCCGCAACCCACCCCGTCCTACGTGACTTCCGTCTACAGCACCTACATCGCCCCCCATTACCCCGGCTATACGCCGGTGGGTTTGACGACGCCCGAGGACTTCTGGCCCGTCACCGGCCTCACCAGCGAAACCTTCGGTCAGTCGGTCCGGCAGGGCGTCGCGATACTCAACAACGCCATCCTGAGCGAAACCGGCGCGGGCAATCACGTTGTCGTACTGGGCTATTCGCAGAGCGCCACGATCGCCACCCTGGAAATGCGTTACCTGGACGCCCTACCCGCCGCCATCCGGCCGAGTTCGGACCTGCTGTCGTTCGTGATGCTCTCCGACCCGAACGTTCCGGGCACCGGCATCCTGACGCACTTCATCCCCGGCTTCGGCGCGTTTCACGTCGTGACTCCGGTGGACACGCTGTACCAGACCGCCATCTACACACTCCAATACGACCCCATCGCCTACTTCCCGCGCAGCATCTTCAACATCCCGGCCGACCTCAACGCCCTCTTGGGCTTTCCCTACCTGCACTCGACATATCCGACCCTCACCGCCGCGCAGCTTGCCACCGCCATCCAGACGCACATCGGCATGACCACCTACTACCTGATTCCCCAGAACCTGCCGCTGCTGGACCCGCTGCGCATGATCCCTGTCCTGGGCAACCCGCTGGCCGACCTGCTCCAGCCCTTCGTTCGGCCGTTCATCGACTTCGGCTACGCGACCGGGCTCCCCGGGCCGTTCCAGTCCCTCTCGGTCACCGCTGCCGGCGGCCTGACTCCGGTTGCGGCGCAAGCGATCCCGGAATCACTGGCCGCGGGGCTGAGCCCGCCATTAGACCTGCATGTCTCGGTGAGCGGACTGTGGATTGCGGAGTCAACGAATTGA
- a CDS encoding glycosyltransferase family 4 protein codes for MRIGMVCPYSFDVPGGVQSHVLQLAEVMRRRGHEVSVLAPASPHAVLPDYVVSAGKAVPIPYNGSVARLRFGPATHRKVKKWLAEGDFDVLHLHEPNAPSLSMLALNIAEGPIVATFHTSTTKSLTLTVFQGILRPMHEKIVGRIAVSDLARRWQMEALGTDAVEIPNGVDVDSFASAPRLEGYPRPGKTVLFLGRYDEPRKGMSVLLDALPGVVQRFPDIQLLIVGRGDEDELRSQEGELVKHIRFLGQVDDAGKASALRSADVYCAPNLGGESFGIVLVEAMAAGTAVVASDLDAFRRVLRDGEVGCLVPVGDGIALADALVSLLDSDVLRERYVAAGSAAVQQYDWSVVASQIMRVYETVAASGAKVEVAG; via the coding sequence ATGCGAATCGGGATGGTCTGCCCATACTCGTTCGACGTGCCGGGCGGGGTGCAGTCGCACGTCCTGCAGCTCGCCGAGGTGATGCGCCGGCGCGGGCACGAGGTGAGCGTCCTGGCGCCGGCTTCGCCGCACGCGGTGTTGCCCGACTACGTCGTGTCCGCGGGCAAGGCCGTCCCCATTCCCTACAACGGCTCGGTGGCCCGGCTGCGGTTCGGTCCGGCGACCCACCGCAAGGTCAAAAAGTGGCTCGCCGAAGGCGATTTCGACGTCCTGCACCTGCACGAGCCCAACGCGCCGAGCCTGTCGATGCTGGCCCTCAACATCGCCGAGGGACCCATCGTCGCGACGTTTCACACCTCGACCACCAAGTCGCTGACGCTGACGGTTTTTCAGGGCATCCTGCGGCCGATGCACGAGAAGATCGTCGGCCGGATCGCGGTCTCCGACCTCGCCCGCCGCTGGCAGATGGAGGCGTTGGGCACCGACGCGGTCGAGATCCCCAACGGGGTCGACGTCGACTCGTTCGCCTCGGCGCCGCGGCTGGAGGGCTACCCGCGGCCGGGCAAGACGGTGCTGTTCCTCGGCCGCTACGACGAGCCCCGCAAGGGCATGTCCGTCCTGCTCGACGCGCTGCCCGGCGTGGTCCAGCGCTTCCCGGACATCCAGCTGCTGATCGTCGGCCGCGGCGACGAAGACGAATTACGCAGCCAGGAAGGCGAATTGGTGAAGCACATTCGCTTCCTGGGTCAGGTCGACGACGCCGGGAAGGCGTCGGCCCTGCGCAGCGCCGACGTGTACTGCGCACCCAACCTCGGGGGCGAGAGCTTCGGCATCGTGCTGGTCGAGGCCATGGCCGCCGGCACCGCGGTGGTGGCCAGCGACCTGGACGCCTTCCGGCGCGTGTTGCGCGACGGCGAAGTCGGGTGCCTGGTGCCCGTCGGCGACGGCATAGCGCTCGCCGATGCCCTGGTTTCGCTGCTAGACAGCGATGTGCTGCGCGAACGCTATGTGGCGGCCGGTTCGGCCGCGGTCCAGCAATACGACTGGTCGGTGGTGGCCAGCCAGATCATGCGGGTCTACGAGACGGTCGCCGCGTCCGGCGCCAAAGTGGAGGTGGCCGGCTGA
- a CDS encoding NUDIX hydrolase: protein MTWLVVAIAVLVGLLAILGAWAYQTATRLDRLHVRYDLSWQALDGALARRAVVARAVAIDAYGGASDGRRLAALADAAEAAPRPERESCENQLSAALAIVDPASLPAGLIAELADAEARVVLARRFHNDAVRDTLALRERFLVRTLRLGGTAALPSYFEIVERPHALAHGDHGVLSHRTSARVVLLDETGAVLLLRGSDPSIDRADAPKWWITVGGEVGKGERLAEAAARELAEETGLRVAPAEMVGPVWRRDEVFEFNGALIDSEEFYFVYRTRRFEPSGVGRTDLERSYIHGHRWCDAADIVRLTAAGETVYPMQLSELLTDAAALAGGRAPGPLQSIR, encoded by the coding sequence ATGACATGGTTGGTCGTCGCCATCGCGGTGCTCGTCGGGCTGTTGGCGATCTTGGGCGCCTGGGCCTACCAGACGGCGACCCGGCTGGACCGGTTGCACGTCCGTTACGACCTGTCGTGGCAGGCACTCGACGGAGCGTTGGCGCGGCGGGCGGTGGTCGCCCGGGCGGTCGCCATCGACGCGTACGGCGGCGCCTCCGATGGCAGGCGGCTGGCCGCGCTGGCCGACGCCGCCGAGGCCGCGCCGCGGCCGGAGCGCGAGTCCTGCGAGAACCAGCTGTCGGCCGCGCTGGCGATCGTCGACCCGGCGTCACTGCCGGCCGGTCTGATCGCCGAGCTGGCCGACGCCGAGGCCCGGGTGGTGCTGGCCCGCCGCTTCCACAACGACGCGGTACGGGACACCCTCGCGCTGCGCGAGCGATTTCTGGTGCGAACCCTTCGCCTCGGCGGAACGGCCGCGCTGCCCAGCTATTTCGAGATTGTCGAGCGCCCGCACGCGCTGGCCCACGGCGATCACGGGGTGCTCAGCCACCGCACGTCGGCCCGCGTGGTGCTGCTCGACGAGACCGGTGCGGTGCTGCTGCTGCGCGGTTCTGACCCTTCGATCGACCGCGCCGACGCGCCGAAATGGTGGATCACCGTCGGCGGTGAGGTGGGCAAGGGGGAGCGGTTGGCCGAGGCCGCCGCCCGGGAATTGGCCGAGGAGACCGGACTACGGGTCGCGCCCGCCGAGATGGTCGGTCCCGTCTGGCGGCGCGACGAGGTGTTCGAGTTCAACGGCGCCCTGATCGACAGCGAAGAATTCTATTTCGTCTACCGCACCCGCCGGTTCGAGCCGTCGGGCGTGGGCCGGACCGACTTGGAACGCAGCTACATCCACGGCCACCGCTGGTGTGATGCTGCCGACATCGTCCGGCTGACCGCGGCCGGTGAGACGGTGTACCCGATGCAGCTGTCCGAACTGCTCACCGACGCGGCCGCGCTGGCCGGCGGCCGGGCGCCGGGCCCGCTGCAATCAATTCGTTGA